A DNA window from Zingiber officinale cultivar Zhangliang chromosome 3A, Zo_v1.1, whole genome shotgun sequence contains the following coding sequences:
- the LOC122050333 gene encoding uncharacterized protein LOC122050333, whose translation MAMGQRKFLLVAVDYFSKWIEAEPLARIIEQMVMKEYDIQQAFTLVTYPQSNGQAEVANREILRILRARLDHIGGSWVDELPIVLWTILTMPEEGIGATPFHLVYGDEAVVPVEVGVESDRVQHYSEDNTKRRLLELDLVNESCAKVAVRLMAYRQRMKQNYNRRVIPRSFQADDLV comes from the exons ATGGCAATGGGTCAGCGGAAGTTCTTGCTCgtcgcagtggattatttttccaaatggatcGAAGCTGAGCCGCTAGCAAGAATAATCGAAcagatggtcatgaa AGAATATGACATTCAGCAAGCTTTCACCTTAGTGACCTACCCTCAGAGCAACGGGCAAGCGGaggtcgccaaccgggaaattcttagAATCctacgcgctcggctcgaccacattggaggaagttgggtagatgaactCCCCATCGTGCTATGGACAATCCTCACGATGCCCGAGGAGGGAATCGGAGCAactcctttccacctggtgtatggcgacGAAGCGGTCGTCCCCGTCGAAGTCGGGGTCgaatccgatcgggtgcaacACTATAGCGAGGATAACACCAAGCGGAGGCTTCTAGAGCTAGACTTGGTGAACGAATCATGTGCAAAAGTTGCCGTCAGGTTAATGGCCTACCGccagaggatgaagcagaactacaatcgaagAGTAATCCCGAGGTCGTTCCAAGCCGACGATCTAGTATga